In Colletotrichum destructivum chromosome 8, complete sequence, the following proteins share a genomic window:
- a CDS encoding Putative peptidase M16, zinc-binding, metalloenzyme, LuxS/M16 peptidase, translating to MASRRLALNLSQGLRSRAALSRASPIARGFATPSNSPFGKTQTTTLKNGLTVATDYSPFAQTSTVGVWIDAGSRAETDETNGTAHFLEHLAFKGTTNRTQQQLELEIENMGGHLNAYTSRENTVYFAKAFNSDVPQTVNILADILQNSKLEESAIERERDVILRESEEVEKQMEEVVFDHLHATAFQHQPLGRTILGPRENIRDITRTELTNYIKNNYTADRMVLVGAGGIPHEKLVELAEKNFSGLPTTGPNTQAYQLSKQKADFIGSDVRVRDDNIPTANIAIAVEGVSWNDDDYYTALVAQAIVGNYDKAIGNAPHQGSKLSGFVHKHDIANSFMSFSTSYSDTGLWGIYLVTDKHDRIDDLVYFAQREWMRLSRNVSEAETERAKAQLKASILLSLDGTTAIAEDIGRQLITTGRRANPAEIERTIDAITEKDVMDFASRKLWDQDIAISAVGSIEGLFDYSRLRATMKPKY from the exons ATGGCGTCCCGGAGACTAGCTTTGAACCTCTCGCAGGGGCTGCGAAGCCGGGCTGCACTTTCCAGAGCGAGCCCAATTGCACGGGGCTTCGCCACGCCTTCCAACTCCCCCTTCGGCAAGActcagacgacgacgttgaagaATGGACTGACG GTCGCTACCGACTACTCTCCGTTCGCCCAGACCTCGACCGTTGGTGTGTGGATCGATGCCGGCTCAAGGGCTGAGACCGACGAGACCAATGGCACCGCCCACTTCCTCGAGCACCTTGCCTTCAAG GGCACCACAAACCggacgcagcagcagctcgagctcgagatcGAGAACATGGGTGGCCACCTGAACGCCTACACCTCG CGCGAAAACACCGTTTACTTCGCCAAGGCCTTCAACTCCGATGTTCCCCAGACTGTCAACATCCTTGCCGATATCCTCCAGAACTCCAAGCTCGAGGAGTCTGCCATCGAGCGTGAGCGTGATGTCATCCTCCGCGAGTCcgaggaggttgagaagcagatggaggaggtcgtcttcgaccaCCTTCACGCCACCGCCTTCCAGCACCAACCTCTCGGCCGTACCATCCTTGGCCCCCGCGAGAACATCCGTGACATCACCCGCACCGAGCTCACCAACTACATCAAGAACAACTACACTGCCGACCGCATGGTTCttgttggtgctggtggcATCCCCcacgagaagctcgtcgagcttgcTGAGAAGAACTTCAGCGGCCTCCCTACCACCGGACCCAACACCCAGGCCTACCAGCTGTCCAAGCAGAAGGCCGACTTCATTGGCTCCGACGTCCGTGTCCGTGACGACAACATTCCCACTgccaacatcgccatcgctGTTGAGGGTGTCAGCtggaacgacgacgactactACACTGCCCTTGTTGCCcaggccatcgtcggcaaCTACGACAAGGCTATTGGCAACGCTCCCCACCAGGGCAGCAAGCTGAGCGGCTTCGTCCACAAGCACGACATCGCCAACAGCTTCATGAGCTTCTCCACCAGCTACAGCGACACTGG TCTCTGGGGTATTTACCTCGTCACCGACAAGCACGACcgcatcgacgacctcgtctaCTTCGCTCAGCGCGAGTGGATGCGCCTGTCCCGCAATGTCAGCGAGGCTGAGACCGAGCGTGCCAAGGCCCAGCTCAAGGCTTCTATTCTCCTCTCCCTTGACGGCACCACTGCCATCGCTGAGGATATTGGTCGCCAGCTCATCAccaccggccgccgcgccaaccccgccgagatcgagcgcACCATCGACGCTATCACCGAGAAGGATGTTATGGACTTTGCCAGCAGGAAGCTTTGGGACCAGGACATTGCCATCTCCGCCGTTGGAAGCATCGAGGGTCTTTTCGACTACTCCAGACTGAGGGCCACCATGAAGCCCAAGTACTAA
- a CDS encoding Putative histidinol dehydrogenase, phosphoribosyl-AMP cyclohydrolase domain-containing protein, with protein sequence METTLPFPFLISVAVPPGLAKLDGLDREQVSILGAPFFEANDQTLEKFHSFLEQHNTEFRGYFDVTGISSRDDIVSLLDAGARMVFVSPENLAQYEEFGSRVGSVLSTADVPTKAASKHAVLVKDFDSTTCDLGSFIEHCKVEKLPNLFIKPVPESNLEHFVDIAKQCNAVPILPSDGLTASKEESKKLSLSKLISSFWKSDRPDSLIPTVVCDESGTALGLAYSSAESVGEALRTRTGVYQSRKRGLWVKGATSGDTQELVRIALDCDNDTLKFVVRQNGGFCHLDQHGCFGDLNGIPRLEQTLQSRKKSAPTGSYTARLFSDEKLLRAKIMEEAEELCDAKTTQEVAFEAADLIYFALTKAVSAGVSLADIERNLDAKAFKVKRRTGDAKGKWAEKEGIKTATAPAPVAAPAPAPTVKDDKSDRITMRRYDLTKSSATEIDEVLKRPSQKSPDAILNIVKPIIDEVRNGGDKAVLSYTHKFEKATSLTSPVLKAPFPKEAMQLSPESTKAIDISFENIRKFHAAQKEDKPLHVETMPGVICSRFSRPIERVGLYVPGGTAVLPSTALMLGVPAMVAGCQKIVFASPPRSDGSLTPEIVYVAHKVGAESIVLAGGAQAVAAMAYGTESVTKVDKILGPGNQFVTAAKMFVSNDTNAGVSIDMPAGPSEVLVIADKDANPAFVASDLLSQAEHGVDSQVVLIAIDLTEQQLQAIEDELHNQAMALPRVDIVRGSIAHSVTIQVKTVDEAMRISNDYAPEHLILQVKDAEKVTEKVMNAGSVFIGEWTPESVGDYSAGVNHSLPTYGYAKQYSGVNLASFVKHITSSNLTAEGLRNVGESVMQLAKTEQLEAHRRAVEIRIDHLNRK encoded by the exons ATGGAGACGACACTACCCTTCCCCTtcctgatcagcgtggcaGTCCCGCCTGGCCTGGCCAAGctggacggcctcgaccgcGAGCAGGTCTCGATACTTGGGGCCCCCTTCTTCGAGGCCAACGACCAGACCCTGGAGAAGTTCCACAGCTTCCTGGAACAGCACAATACAGAGTTCCGCGGCTACTTTGACGTCACGGGTATCTCATCGCGGGACGACATCGTCTccctgctcgacgccggcgcccgcaTGGTCTTCGTCTCTCCAGAGAACCTCGCCCAGTACGAGGAGTTCGGCTCCCGTGTGGGCTCCGTCCTGTCGACGGCCGACGTCCCGACCAAGGCCGCTTCCAAACACGCCGTCCTTGTCAAGGACTTTGACTCAACGACGTGCGACCTGGGCTCCTTCATTGAGCACTGCAAGGTCGAGAAGTTGCCCAACCTGTTCATCAAGCCCGTCCCCGAGAGCAACCTCGAGCACTTTGTGGACATTGCCAAGCAGTGCAATGCCGTTCCTATCTTGCCGTCCGACGGTTTGACTGCCAGCAAGGAGGAGTCCAAGAAGCTCTCGCTGTCTAAGCTCATTTCCTCGTTCTGGAAGTCTGACCGGCCCGACAGCCTCATCCCTACCGTCGTTTGCGACGAGTCTGGTACCGCGCTGGGTCTTGCCTACAGCAGCGCCGAGAGCGTCGGCGAGGCTCTGCGGACCCGGACCGGCGTCTACCAGAGCCGCAAGCGCGGCCTCTGGGTCAAGGGCGCCACTTCCGGAGACACCCAGGAGCTCGTCCGCATTGCTCTGGACTGCGACAATGACACGCTCAAGTTCGTCGTCAGGCAGAACGGTGGCTTCTGCCACCTGGACCAGCACGGCTGCTTCGGTGACCTGAACGGCATTCCCAGGCTCGAGCAGACACTGCAGTCGCGCAAGAAGTCCGCGCCTACAGGATCTTACACTGCCCGTCTGTTTTccgacgagaagctcttACGGGCGAAGATCatggaggaggcggaagagCTCTGTGACGCCAAGACCACCCAGGAAGTCGCCTTTGAGGCGGCCGACCTGATTTACTTTGCCCTCACCAAAGCTGTGAGCGCAGGTGTCAGCCTGGCTGACATTGAGAGGAATCTGGACGCTAAGGCGTTCAAGGTGAAGAGGCGGACGGGAGATGCCAAGGGCAAGTGGGCTGAGAAGGAAGGCATCAAGACTGCTACAGCACCTGCACCTGTGGCAGCgcccgcacccgcacccaCGGTCAAGGATGACAAGTCGGACAGAATAACGATGCGCCGCTACGACCTGACCAAGTCCTCCGCCACCGAGATTGACGAGGTTCTGAAGCGTCCGTCACAAAAGTCCCCCGACGCTATCCTGAACATCGTCAAGCCCATCATTGACGAGGTCCGGAACGGAGGCGACAAGGCCGTCTTGTCCTACACCCACAAGTTTGAGAAGGCGACGTCTCTGACCTCCCCTGTTCTCAAGGCTCCTTTCCCCAAGGAGGCCATGCAGCTGTCTCCCGAGTCGACCAAGGCCATTGACATTTCGTTTGAGAACATCCGCAAGTTCCACGCCGCCCAGAAGGAAGATAAGCCCCTGCATGTCGAGACCATGCCTGGCGTCATTTGCAGTCGCTTCTCCCGTCCCATTGAGCGCGTCGGTCTCTACGTTCCTGGCGGCACCGCTGTCCTTCCCTCCACGGCCCTCATGCTCGGCGTCCCCGCCATGGTCGCCGGCTGCCAGAAGATCGTCTTCGCCTCGCCTCCCCGCTCTGACGGCAGCCTTACCCCAGAGATCGTCTATGTCGCCCACAAGGTTGGCGCCGAAAGCATCGTTCTTGCAGGCGGAGcccaggccgtcgccgccatggcctaTGGCACTGAGAGCGTGAccaaggtcgacaagatTCTCGGCCCTGGAAACCAGTTTGTCACGGCGGCTAAGATGTTCGTCAGCAACGACACCAACGCCGGTGTCAGCATTGATATGCCCGCGGGACCCTCTgaggtcctcgtcatcgccgacaaggacgccAATCCCGCCTTCGTTGCCTCGGACCTGCTGTCTCAGGCCGAACACGGCGTCGACAGCCAGGTCGttctcatcgccatcgatctcaccgagcagcagctgcaggccatcgaggatGAGCTACACAACCAGGCCATGGCACTGCCCCGTGTCGACATCGTCCGTGGCTCCATCGCCCATTCCGTCACCATCCAAGTGAAGACCGTCGATGAGGCTATGCGCATCAGCAATGACTACGCTCCTGAGCACCTGATCCTCCAGGTCAAGGATGCCGAGAAGGTGACCGAGAAGGTCATGAACGCCGGATCCGTCTTCATTGGCGAGTGGACGCCCGAGAGTGTCGGCGACTACTCTGCCGGCGTCAACCACTCTTTGC CCACGTACGGATACGCAAAGCAGTACTCGGGCGTCAACCTCGCTTCCTTTGTCAAGCACATCACCAGCTCAAACCTGACGGCCGAGGGCTTGCGCAACGTCGGCGAGTCCGTCATGCAGCTCGCCAAGacggagcagctcgaggctCACCGCAGAGCCGTGGAGATCCGCATCGACCACCTGAACCGCAAGTAG
- a CDS encoding Putative transcription initiation factor TAFII31, histone-fold, whose protein sequence is MASQTSDPQTNGVPASSAGASASQTVPNTQATAATSTAGSQPPSQSQPTQSSSTQQPSQQQQQPQQQNNSQQQQQQSAPLNPNASAPRPRDARMIELLLTSQGVTSYESRVPLLLLDFAYRHTSSILSDAIYLSADPYTSQAGSKASASGAAAGSIPGAAGDAAVSANAVKLAIAARLGYQFRGGGGAGGVSKDWLQELARERNKTALPKVAQNEWGLRLPSERFVLSGVSWGLKDVWEEAGIDEDDEDESEDGTGAPVGDGAMEGVEATNVTADEDIGGDGVEGGTMEDVFGKDVDEDAEMEGTSQ, encoded by the coding sequence ATGGCCTCGCAAACCTCCGACCCGCAAACAAACGGCGTgcccgcctcctcggcagGAGCCTCCGCCTCCCAGACGGTCCCCAACACCCAAGCTACCGCAGCGACATCAACAGCAGGATCGCAGCCCCCCTCTCAGAGCCAACCGACCCAATCCTCGTCTACGCAACAACCTtcacaacagcaacagcaaccacAGCAGCAGAACAACtcacaacagcagcagcagcaatcaGCACCCCTCAACCCCAATGCCTCGGCCCCGCGTCCCCGCGACGCCCGCATGATCGAGCTCCTTCTCACTTCTCAAGGCGTCACGTCCTACGAATCGCGCGTgccccttctccttctcgacttCGCCTACCGGCACACCTCGAGCATCCTCTCCGACGCCATCTACCTCTCAGCGGACCCCTACACCTCGCAGGCTGGCTCCAAGGCGTCCGcctcgggcgccgccgccggctcgatTCCAGGCGCGGCAGGCGACGCCGCTGTCAGTGCGAATGCCGTCAAGCTCGCCATCGCTGCGCGGCTCGGCTACCAGTTccgcggaggcggcggtgcgggCGGCGTGTCTAAGGACTGGCTACAGGAGCTCGCGCGCGAGCGCAACAAGACGGCGCTGCCCAAGGTCGCCCAAAATGAGTGGGGTCTCAGGCTGCCCAGCGAGCGCTTCGTGCTGAGCGGCGTGAGCTGGGGGCTCAAGGACGTGTGGGAAGAGGcgggcatcgacgaggacgacgaggacgagagtGAAGACGGTACCGGCGCGCCTGTTGGTGACGGTGCGATGGAGGGAGTGGAGGCGACGAACGTCACTGCCGATGAGGATATtggcggtgacggcgtcgagggcggcacgaTGGAGGATGTATTTGGcaaggacgtcgacgaggacgcggagATGGAGGGCACGTCTCAGTGA
- a CDS encoding Putative HAD superfamily, LIPIN family protein, whose product MQYVRNLSASVSSTWNSINPATLSGAIDVIVVEQEDGTLACSPFHVRFGKFSLLRPYEKKVEFKVNGVKQDYSMKLGEEGEAFFVFETSDTIPRDLQTSPLVSPASSPPLNPENPSSPGLGEPELLDLDSDSTKPRRPPPSVIHAATFGPHGLNTPLSTSPDLSHSRLRSEDWVSAAQRPYSDDVLRKSARASVRAYGEGSADFALSERSQSPPPLAPKEALERALMLSKELSANNIPSHVTESGDLMLDMTGFKSNEEDVFRAEILARKILSEELEGPYDIGSLFGMDEHGNIWIYSSEEAKEAAKKKTMEAGYRPNPVIAADAASDPGYQSDGSDVTTTAPSPIHRRTESDAGASGLQTPPSTPPQSTAGNPNLNYAKTLRLTSDQLKALCLKPGENTMSFTVNRATCQANMYLWKHETPVVISDIDGTITKSDALGHVLNMIGRDWTHAGVAKLYSDIVANGYNIMYLTSRSVGQSDTTRAYLAGIQQGQYRVPRGPTILSPDRTMAALRREVYLRKPHVFKMATLRDIRHLYGPDRTPFYAGFGNRLTDQISYRTVDVPRNRIFTINSNAEVSLDLLSLNKLKLSYININEVVDHFFPPVSTLVKGGGEEYTDFTYWRDTPLDLDEFSASDTDDDDEQADLEEDIDDDEEIGDEMGQSYISRASVDDYGDERESILSGSIDGEDQLTASIMEDEDADDEDAEEDDEDDGADFDMRTQRERTPQPSSKETTSSESAQRVFVEDVGAELITGVNHLTLEKGVQK is encoded by the exons ATGCAATACGTACGAAACCTCAGCGCATCCGTCTCTTCGACATGGAACTCCATAAACCCGGCCACTCTCAGTGGCGCCATCGATGTAATCGTCGTTGAGCAGGAGGACGGCACCCTTGCGTGTTCGCCCTTCCACGTTCGCTTCGGGAAGTTCTCGCTCCTTCGGCCCTATGAGAAGAAGGTCGAGTTCAAGGTCAACGGCGTCAAGCAGGACTACTCCATGAAGCTTGGTGAGGAGGGTgaggccttcttcgtcttcgagacCAGCGACACCATCCCAAGGGATCTGCAGACGTCCCCGCTGGTCTCTCCGGCATCGAGCCCTCCCTTGAATCCGGAGAACCCTTCCTCGCCTGGCCTCGGTGAGCCAGAGCTACTGGACCTTGACTCCGACTCCACGaaacctcgtcgtccgcctcCTTCAGTCATCCATGCCGCAACATTTGGTCCCCATG GACTCAACACCCCTCTTTCAACCTCGCCTGACCTCTCCCATTCACGACTGAGATCAGAAGACTGGGTGTCCGCCGCCCAGCGCCCTTACAGCGACGATGTGCTTCGCAAGTCGGCGCGTGCGAGCGTGCGAGCATACGGTGAAGGCTCTGCCGATTTTGCCCTGTCCGAGAGGTCGCAGAGCCCCCCTCCGCTTGCACCAAAGGAAGCACTTGAACGGGCGCTCATGCTCTCCAAAGAGCTTTCGGCCAACAACATTCCCAGCCACGTCACGGAAAGCGGTGATCTAATGTTAGACATGACCGGTTTCAAGAgcaacgaggaggacgtTTTCCGCGCCGAGATTCTTGCACGCAAGATTCTGTCCGAAGAGCTTGAGGGACCCTATGATATTGGTTCGCTTTTCGGTATGGACGAGCACGGCAACATCTGGATCTATAGcagcgaggaggccaaggaagcggccaagaagaagacgatggaggcGGGCTACCGCCCAAATCCCGTCATTGCTGCGGACGCTGCATCAGACCCTGGATATCAGAGCGACGGCAGTGACGTGACAACTACTGCGCCCTCCCCAATCCACAGGAGAACCGAGTCGGACGCCGGAGCTTCTGGCCTGCAAACTCCTCCCAGCACACCTCCCCAATCGACGGCCGGAAACCCCAACCTAAACTATGCCAAGACGCTTCGTCTGACTAGCGATCAACTGAAGGCGCTGTGTCTAAAGCCTGGAGAAAACACCATGAGCTTCACTGTCAACAGAGCGACTTGCCAGGCCAACATGTACTTATGGAAGCATGAGACGCCTGTCGTCATATCCGACATTGACGGCACTATCACCAAGTCGGATGCCCTGGGCCACGTTCTCAACATGATTGGCCGCGATTGGACGCATGCCGGTGTGGCGAAACTCTACAGCGACATTGTCGCAAACGGGTACAACATCATGTATTTGACCAGTCGATCAGTGGGGCAGTCCGACACCACGAGGGCGTACTTGGCCGGTATTCAGCAAGGGCAGTACCGGGTGCCGCGAGGTCCTACAATTCTGTCTCCAGACAGGACCATGGCCGCACTCCGTCGTGAGGTGTACCTCAGAAAACCTCATGTTTTCAAGATGGCCACCCTCCGCGACATTCGCCATTTGTACGGACCGGATCGAACACCGTTCTACGCCGGGTTCGGAAACCGTCTGACGGATCAGATCTCGTACAGGACGGTGGACGTCCCGAGAAACCGCATCTTCACTATCAACTCCAACGCCGAGGTCTCCCTTGATTTGCTCAGCTTGAATAAGCTCAAGCTAAGCTATATCAACATCAACGAGGTTGTGGACCATTTCTTTCCACCCGTGAGCACTTTGGTCAAGGGTGGTGGAGAGGAATACACGGACTTTACGTACTGGAGAGACACTCCATTGGACTTGGACGAATTCTCTGCGAGCGACAcagatgacgatgatgagcaGGCTGACCTCGAAGAAGAcatcgatgacgacgaagagatTGGCGACGAGATGGGCCAGAGCTACATCTCGCGAGCCTCGGTTGATGACTACGGTGATGAACGCGAGAGCATTCTCAGTGGAAGCAttgacggcgaggaccaGCTCACAGCCTCCATcatggaggacgaggacgccgatgacgaagacgccgaggaagatgacgaggacgacggagccgacTTCGATATGCGAACCCAACGCGAGCGAACTCCTCAGCCCAGCAGCAAGGAAACAACGTCATCCGAATCTGCACAGAGGGTGTTCGTTGAAGACGTCGGAGCTGAACTCATTACCGGGGTAAATCATCTCACCCTTGAAAAAGGCGTGCAGAAATAG
- a CDS encoding Putative UDPGP family, nucleotide-diphospho-sugar transferase, whose product MDAIKSVLNIGSGKPAATEPSAEQLAQLKEKYAKAGQDQVFTFYDELPTSEKATLFQQLSGFDPEHINKITDRALNPPKTDDASAQSGLEPLPESATASILDSRPEDIEKWYQSGLDLIGQNKVAVVLMAGGQGTRLGSSAPKGCYDIGLPSHKSLFKIQAERIRKVQELAAKKAGTSSAVVPWYVMTSGPTRGPTEQYFQENNYFGLDKTNVLIFEQGVLPCISNDGKILLESKSKVAVAPDGNGGIYQALVVSDVMGDMRKRGIEHIHAYCVDNCLVKVADPVFIGFSASKDVDITTKVVRKRNATESVGLILLKNGKPDVVEYSEIDQETAEAQDPKQPGVLKFRAANIVNHYYSFRFLESIPQWAHKLPHHIARKKIPYADLKSGETIKPEKANGIKLEQFVFDVFPMLELSKFASMEVKREDEFSPLKNASGTGEDDPDTSKRDIMLQGKRWLESAGATVTGETTEVGVEVSPLFSYSGEGLEKFNGKKIKAPAVLEIE is encoded by the exons ATGGATGCCATCAAGTCTGTTTTGAACATCGGCTCCGGCAAGCCCGCCGCGACTGAGCCCTCTGCTGAGCAGCTCGCCCAGCTCAAGGAGAAATACGCCAAGGCAGGGCAGGACCAGGTGTTCACCTTTTATGATGAGCTCCCCACCTCCGAGAAGGCCACCCTCTTCCAACAGCTGTCCGGTTTCGACCCCGAGCACATCAACAAGATCACCGATCGCGCCTTGAACCCTCCCAAGACCGACGATGCCTCCGCCCAGTCCGGCCTTGAGCCGTTGCCCGAATCCGCTACCGCCAGTATCCTCGACTCGAGGCCCGAAGACATTGAGAAGTGGTATCAGTCGGGTCTCGATCTGATTGGGCAGAACAAGGTGGCCGTTGTGTTGATGGCAGGCGGTCAGGGAACTAGACTAGGCAGCTCTGCACCCAAGGGTTGCTACGACATCGGTCTTCCCAGCCATAAGTCGCTCTTTAAGATCCAAGCCGAGCGTATTCGCAAGGTGCAGGAGCTtgcggccaagaaggccggtACCAGCAGTGCGGTTGTCCCTTGGTACGTCATGACATCCGGCCCCACTCGCGGCCCCACGGAGCAGTACTTCCAGGAGAACAACTacttcggcctcgacaagacCAACGTCTTGATCTTTGAGCAGGGCGTGCTGCCATGCATCTCCAACGACGGAAAGATTTTGCTCGAGTCCAAGAGCAAGGTCGCCGTAGCCCCCGACGGAAACGGAGGCATCTACCAGGCGCTCGTTGTGTCGGACGTCATGGGTGACATGCGCAAGAGGGGCATTGAGCACATCCACGCCTACTGCGTCGACAATTGTCTCGTCAAGGTTGCCGACCCAGTCTTCATTGGCTTCTCCGCCTCCAAAgacgtcgacatcaccaccaaggtCGTGCGCAAGCGTAACGCCACCGAGTCTGTCGGTCTGATTCTGCTCAAGAACGGCAAGCCCGACGTTGTCGAGTACTCCGAGATTGACCAGGAGACGGCGGAGGCTCAAGACCCCAAGCAGCCTGGCGTCCTCAAGTTCCGCGCCGCTAACATTGTCAACCACTACTACTCCTTCCGCTTCCTCGAAAGCATTCCCCAGTGGGCGCACAAGCTTCCTCACCACATTGCGCGCAAGAAGATCCCGTACGCCGACCTCAAGTCCGGTGAGACGATCAAGCCCGAGAAGGCCAACGGCATTAAGCTGGAGCAGTTTGTCTTTGACGTCTTCCCCATGCTGGAGCTCAGCAAGTTCGCTTCCATGGAGGTGAAGCGTGAAGACGAGTTTTCGCCGCTCAAGAACGCCAGCGGCACAGGCGAGGATGACCCCGACACTAGCAAGCGCGACATCATGCTCCAGGGCAAGCGCTGGCTCGAGTCTGCCGGTGCCACCGTCACTGGCGAGACCACCGAAGTTGGCGTCGAGGTCTCGCCTCTCTTCAGCTAC AGTGGCGAGGGATTGGAGAAGTTTAACGGCAAGAAAATCAAGGCCCCTGCTGTTTTGGAGATTGAGTAA